In a genomic window of Onychostoma macrolepis isolate SWU-2019 chromosome 08, ASM1243209v1, whole genome shotgun sequence:
- the LOC131546281 gene encoding torsin-1A-interacting protein 2-like isoform X6 — MANKGNSDETEKLSGAMQQGTDSKSHLVPDTKMKSQSTSQSEEKQNDETEKLSGAMQQGTDSKSHLVPDTKMKSQSTSQSEEKQNDDTEKLSGAMQQGTDSKSHLGPDTKMKSQSTSQSEEKQNDETEKLSGAMQQGTDLKSHLVPDTKMKSQSTSQSEEKQNDETEKLSGAMQQGTDSKSHLVPDTKMKSQSTSQSEEKQNDETEKLSGAMQQGADLKSHLVPDTKMKSQSTSQSEEKQNDETEKLSGAMQQGTDSKSHLVPDTKMKSQSTSQSEEKQNDETEKLSGAMQQGADLKSHLVPDTKMKSQSTSQSEEKQNDETEKLSGAMQQGTDLKSHLGPDTKMKSQSTSQSEEKQNESPLNIQNPEEETAGDENEVQDQEQNLRPPTIVPGNNKTLWICAAVVMFAVIYAFMRSPDTTPPKTNDVVDVFNQEMEKLENSFRNQHPELWRRSRIHLRRHLKTKNPSEPVSLILTSGHRAEKTLDCLARCLARAFSTAVNSSVLNINGKSKASQDSDQVKLDIDRELRNAFEGEKSAAVIHRFEELPPGSTLIFYRYCDHENAAYKNVFLAFTVMLDAEVEVSSTVSLGRVEEMVQEHIKRKFVSSDKSAMFNQMDVDKLSGLWSRISHLILPVAAEEKIEQQGCGDCDKSF, encoded by the exons ATGAGACAGAAAAACTTTCAGGCGCTATGCAGCAAGGAACTGACTCGAAGTCTCACCTAGTTCCtgatacaaaaatgaaaagtcagAGTACCAGTCAATCTGAGGAGAAACAAAATG ATGACACAGAAAAACTTTCAGGCGCTATGCAGCAAGGAACTGACTCGAAGTCTCACCTAGGTCCtgatacaaaaatgaaaagtcagAGTACCAGTCAATCTGAGGAGAAACAAAATG ATGAGACAGAAAAACTTTCAGGCGCTATGCAGCAAGGAACTGACTTGAAGTCTCACCTAGTTCCtgatacaaaaatgaaaagtcagAGTACCAGTCAATCTGAGGAGAAACAAAATG ATGAGACAGAAAAACTTTCAGGCGCTATGCAGCAAGGAACTGACTCGAAGTCTCACCTAGTTCCtgatacaaaaatgaaaagtcagAGTACCAGTCAATCTGAGGAGAAACAAAATG ATGAGACAGAAAAACTTTCAGGCGCTATGCAGCAAGGAGCTGACTTGAAGTCTCACCTAGTTCCtgatacaaaaatgaaaagtcagAGTACCAGTCAATCTGAGGAGAAACAAAATG ATGAGACAGAAAAACTTTCAGGCGCTATGCAGCAAGGAACTGACTCGAAGTCTCACCTAGTTCCtgatacaaaaatgaaaagtcagAGTACCAGTCAATCTGAGGAGAAACAAAATG ATGAGACAGAAAAACTTTCAGGCGCTATGCAGCAAGGAGCTGACTTGAAGTCTCACCTAGTTCCtgatacaaaaatgaaaagtcagAGTACCAGTCAATCTGAGGAGAAACAAAATG ATGAGACAGAAAAACTTTCAGGCGCTATGCAGCAAGGAACTGACTTGAAGTCTCACCTAGGTCCtgatacaaaaatgaaaagtcagAGTACCAGTCAATCTGAGGAGAAACAAAATG AATCCCCTCTTAATATCCAAAATCCTGAAGAAGAGACGGCAGGGGATGAGAATGAAGTCCAGGATCAAGAGCAGAACCTCCGACCACCGACCATTGTACCAGGGAATAATa AAACACTTTGGATTTGTGCAGCTGTTGTCATGTTTGCTgtgatttatgcatttatgcGTAGTCCTGACACAACTCCACCTAAAACAAACGATGTGGTGGACGTTTTCAATCAGGAAatggaaaaacttgaaaataGCTTCCGAAATCAGCATCCAGAGCTCTGGAGGAGGAGTCGTATTCATCTCAGGCGCCACCTAAAGACTAAGAACCCCTCTGAACCAGTCAGCCTCATTCTGACATCTGGTCACAGAGCTGAAAAGACACTTGATTGCTTAGCCCGATGCTTGGCCCGAGCCTTTTCCACTGCTGTTAACTCTTCAGTTCTGAATATTAATGGCAAAAGCAAAGCGTCACAAGACAGTGATCAGGTGAAGCTGGACATTGATCGTGAATTGAGAAATGCCTTTGAGGGTGAAAAGTCTGCTGCAGTCATCCACCGTTTTGAGGAGCTCCCTCCTGGATCCACTCTCATCTTCTACCGTTACTGTGACCATGAGAATGCGGCTTATAAAAACGTCTTCCTGGCCTTTACTGTAATGCTTGATGCAGAAGTGGAAGTGTCATCCACTGTCAGTCTGGGAAGAGTTGAGGAGATGGTTCAAGAACACATTAAACGGAAGTTTGTGTCCTCTGACAAGTCAGCTATGTTTAATCAAATGGACGTTGACAAACTAAGTGGACTGTGGAGCAGAATTTCACATCTCATCTTGCCAGTGGCTGCAGAAGAGAAGATTGAACAGCAGGGCTGTGGGGATTGtgataaatcattttaa